From the genome of Desulfobacteraceae bacterium, one region includes:
- a CDS encoding GAF domain-containing protein, with translation MDQNKPETYHAYLKALMNISQAITSDLYIEDILKLIVMVTARVMNVEICSLWLVDETVSPPIMRLKATQAIEPAYVKDRRLGLNEGVVGWVVDHQRPLQIENVLKDERFKEKEMARRMGLVSMLGVPLRANADRVCGVLNCFTSRPYRFSEDEINLITTVANQATVAILNTELMVQTRVIQEELETRKLTERAKEVLMRRRQLSGSEAYRWIQKRSMDTRKSMRWVAEAILLSEEL, from the coding sequence ATGGATCAGAACAAACCGGAAACCTACCATGCCTACCTCAAGGCCTTGATGAACATCAGTCAGGCCATCACTTCCGATTTGTATATCGAGGACATTCTCAAGCTGATCGTGATGGTCACGGCACGGGTGATGAACGTCGAGATCTGCTCCCTGTGGCTGGTGGATGAGACCGTCAGCCCCCCCATCATGCGTCTCAAGGCCACCCAGGCCATCGAACCGGCCTACGTGAAAGACCGCCGCTTGGGGCTCAACGAGGGCGTCGTCGGCTGGGTCGTCGACCATCAGCGCCCCCTGCAGATCGAAAACGTTCTCAAAGACGAGCGTTTCAAGGAAAAGGAGATGGCCCGTCGGATGGGGCTGGTCTCCATGCTGGGGGTTCCCCTGCGCGCCAACGCCGATCGGGTCTGCGGCGTGCTCAACTGCTTCACCTCGCGGCCGTACCGTTTTTCGGAGGACGAAATCAACCTGATCACCACCGTGGCCAACCAGGCGACGGTGGCGATCCTGAACACCGAGTTGATGGTCCAGACCCGGGTCATCCAGGAGGAGCTGGAAACCCGCAAGCTGACCGAGCGGGCCAAGGAGGTGCTCATGCGCCGGCGACAGTTGAGCGGATCCGAAGCCTACCGCTGGATCCAGAAGCGCAGCATGGACACCCGCAAATCCATGCGCTGGGTGGCGGAGGCGATCCTGCTCTCCGAGGAGCTCTAA
- a CDS encoding TetR/AcrR family transcriptional regulator; helix-turn-helix transcriptional regulator, with translation MGIQERKERERERRRQQIIVAAKRVFSEKGFSRATMEDIAKAAELSPGTLYLYFKNKDELYASLSIRILHYLLIRLEHVAKEASTDLEARMASLKKALLDVYDFDPLMIINMFHLQSSETLRNLSLDLMAEIEALSRKSLGTMARILEMGIREGVFIDRHPVALADILWALFSGVILWEESKKVINAEKDFVRPTFELAFDIFARGLRAPQRH, from the coding sequence ATGGGCATCCAGGAGAGAAAAGAGCGGGAGCGGGAAAGACGCCGCCAGCAGATCATCGTGGCGGCCAAACGGGTGTTTTCGGAAAAAGGGTTCAGCCGGGCGACCATGGAGGATATCGCCAAGGCGGCGGAGTTGAGCCCGGGAACGCTCTACCTCTATTTCAAGAACAAGGACGAACTCTATGCCTCGCTTTCCATCCGGATCCTGCACTACCTTTTGATCCGCCTGGAGCACGTCGCCAAAGAGGCCAGCACCGACCTGGAGGCCCGCATGGCGAGTCTCAAAAAGGCCCTGCTGGATGTCTACGATTTCGATCCCCTGATGATCATCAACATGTTCCACCTGCAGTCCAGCGAAACCCTGCGCAACCTGTCGCTGGATCTTATGGCGGAAATCGAGGCCCTGTCGCGCAAATCCCTCGGCACCATGGCCCGGATCTTGGAAATGGGCATCCGCGAAGGCGTTTTCATCGACCGCCATCCCGTCGCCTTGGCCGATATCCTGTGGGCCCTTTTCTCTGGGGTTATCCTCTGGGAGGAGAGCAAGAAGGTCATCAATGCCGAAAAGGACTTCGTCCGCCCCACCTTCGAGCTGGCCTTTGATATCTTCGCCCGGGGCCTGCGGGCACCTCAACGGCACTAA
- a CDS encoding HAD-IA family hydrolase, whose translation MIPIPFVIRAVLFDFDGTLTLPGALDFGTFKAAIGCPADMPVLEFLEALPVGGQREAAAADLECFEMAAAARSLPNPEAEQILRELRRRGLKVGIVTRNCARSVARALENFSGLGVTDFDLIVSRDAPVRPKPSADGILLAARTLAVAPQEILMVGDYVFDVEAGQRAGAVTVFLDNREHSAAIRLQSDFTIASLGELMPILGMGRVLPCGKLPNALLRAFFTQLPFEDPAMIVKPGVGEDTAAVDVTSDEVLVLKSDPITFATDAIGQYAVVVNANDIATSGAVPRWLLTTLLFPRGVTGAEIWRVMNELRATCQRWGITLCGGHTEITDAVTRPVVIGMLAGTVACAALVDKRNMAPGDQVLLTKGVAVEGTAIIAREFGRRLAALGVGADEIEACRQFLEQISIITEARIAADTPGVSAMHDVTEGGLAAALKELGEAGGHRIRVDMERIPILPETRKLTDLLGLNPLGLIGSGSLLITCAAAAADGLAAAIRSAGVAVAVIGEVLAAGEGIEALYDGRPVSWPCFEVDEITRLF comes from the coding sequence ATGATCCCGATCCCCTTTGTGATCCGGGCGGTACTCTTTGATTTTGACGGCACCCTGACCCTGCCCGGTGCCCTGGATTTTGGCACCTTCAAGGCGGCCATCGGCTGCCCGGCCGACATGCCGGTGCTCGAGTTTCTCGAGGCTCTGCCGGTCGGCGGCCAGCGTGAGGCCGCCGCCGCTGATCTGGAGTGCTTCGAGATGGCGGCCGCCGCACGCTCGCTGCCCAACCCCGAGGCCGAGCAGATCCTGCGTGAGCTGCGCCGGCGGGGCCTCAAGGTGGGCATCGTGACCCGCAACTGCGCCCGCTCGGTGGCCCGTGCGCTGGAGAATTTCAGCGGGCTCGGCGTGACGGATTTCGACCTGATCGTTTCCCGCGATGCTCCTGTGCGCCCCAAACCCAGTGCCGACGGCATTCTGCTGGCGGCCCGGACGCTGGCCGTGGCGCCCCAGGAAATCCTGATGGTGGGGGATTATGTGTTCGACGTGGAGGCCGGTCAGCGGGCCGGAGCCGTGACCGTTTTCCTGGACAACCGCGAGCATTCCGCGGCCATTCGCCTGCAGAGCGACTTCACCATCGCAAGCCTCGGGGAACTGATGCCGATCCTGGGCATGGGGCGCGTGCTGCCCTGCGGTAAGCTGCCCAACGCCCTTTTGCGGGCCTTTTTCACCCAGCTGCCCTTCGAGGATCCCGCCATGATCGTCAAACCGGGCGTCGGTGAGGACACGGCCGCGGTGGACGTGACCTCCGATGAGGTGCTGGTGCTGAAATCCGATCCGATCACCTTCGCCACCGATGCCATCGGCCAGTATGCGGTGGTTGTCAACGCCAACGACATTGCCACCTCTGGGGCCGTGCCGCGCTGGCTGCTGACCACCCTGTTGTTTCCGCGGGGGGTCACCGGCGCCGAAATCTGGCGGGTGATGAACGAGCTGCGGGCCACCTGCCAGCGTTGGGGGATCACGCTTTGCGGCGGGCACACCGAAATCACCGATGCGGTCACCCGCCCGGTGGTGATCGGGATGCTGGCCGGCACCGTCGCGTGCGCCGCGCTGGTGGACAAACGCAACATGGCCCCCGGCGACCAGGTGCTGCTCACCAAGGGTGTTGCGGTGGAAGGCACCGCCATCATCGCCCGCGAGTTCGGGCGGCGGCTGGCGGCGCTGGGCGTGGGCGCCGATGAAATCGAGGCCTGCCGGCAGTTTCTGGAGCAGATCAGCATCATCACCGAAGCCCGCATCGCCGCCGACACGCCGGGGGTCAGCGCCATGCACGACGTCACCGAGGGGGGGCTGGCGGCAGCGCTCAAGGAACTGGGGGAGGCGGGCGGGCATCGCATCCGGGTGGACATGGAGCGGATCCCGATATTGCCCGAAACCCGCAAGCTGACCGATCTCCTGGGGCTCAACCCGCTGGGGCTGATCGGCTCCGGCAGCCTTCTAATCACCTGCGCCGCCGCGGCCGCCGATGGCCTGGCGGCGGCCATCCGCTCGGCCGGCGTTGCAGTGGCCGTTATCGGGGAGGTGCTGGCGGCCGGCGAGGGAATCGAGGCGCTTTATGACGGGCGGCCGGTTTCCTGGCCGTGTTTCGAAGTCGATGAGATAACCCGGCTCTTTTAG
- a CDS encoding diaminopimelate decarboxylase — MPMSADFKNRLTPRLAKIVDFFGTPFHIYDEKGILNTCQTLKKAFAGASFFQEYYAVKALPNPAVLALIRQVGFGFDCSSSTELTLSRDVGARGEEIMFTSNNTTREEFQLAAAEGGCLLNLDDITLVPKVPQMPELICFRYNPGPRRGGNAIIGKPEEAKYGVSHEQLVDAYRLARERGARRFGLHTMLVSNELQADYMVETTRMLLQEVERISAELGIVFEFINIGGGLGIPYRPEETPLDLAGMGLQITALLAAFEDQHGYQPKLFLESGRYVTGPHGVLVTTAINEKNIYRRYIGVDACMSALMRPGMYGAYHHIEVVGKPQGKNERVVDVVGSLCENNDKFAVQRPLPDIVPGDLLLIQDTGAHGHSMGFNYNGKLRPKELLLRSDGTVELIRREETPADYFATLTFAPRVLRPGAG; from the coding sequence ATGCCCATGTCCGCTGATTTCAAAAACCGCCTGACCCCTCGGCTGGCGAAGATCGTCGATTTCTTCGGCACCCCGTTTCACATCTACGACGAAAAGGGAATCCTAAACACCTGTCAGACCCTCAAAAAGGCCTTTGCCGGGGCAAGCTTTTTCCAAGAATATTACGCCGTCAAGGCGCTGCCCAACCCTGCGGTGCTGGCGCTGATCCGCCAAGTCGGTTTCGGTTTCGACTGCAGTTCGAGCACCGAGTTGACCCTCAGCCGGGATGTGGGCGCCCGGGGTGAGGAGATCATGTTCACCTCCAACAACACCACCCGCGAGGAGTTCCAACTGGCCGCGGCCGAGGGCGGCTGCCTGCTCAACCTGGACGACATCACTCTGGTGCCCAAGGTCCCGCAGATGCCCGAACTGATCTGTTTTCGCTACAACCCCGGCCCCCGTCGGGGCGGCAACGCGATCATTGGCAAGCCCGAAGAGGCCAAGTACGGGGTCAGTCACGAACAGCTGGTGGATGCCTACCGATTGGCGCGGGAGCGCGGCGCCCGCCGCTTCGGGCTCCACACGATGCTGGTTTCCAACGAACTTCAGGCGGATTATATGGTGGAAACCACCCGTATGCTGCTCCAAGAGGTGGAGCGCATCAGCGCCGAACTGGGGATTGTCTTCGAGTTCATCAACATCGGCGGCGGCCTGGGGATACCCTACCGGCCTGAAGAAACACCCCTGGACCTCGCCGGGATGGGGCTTCAGATCACGGCCCTGCTGGCGGCCTTTGAAGACCAGCACGGGTATCAGCCCAAGCTCTTTCTCGAAAGCGGGCGCTACGTGACCGGGCCCCACGGGGTTCTGGTGACCACCGCCATCAATGAAAAGAACATTTACCGGCGCTATATCGGCGTGGACGCCTGCATGTCGGCACTGATGCGCCCGGGAATGTACGGCGCCTACCACCACATCGAGGTCGTGGGCAAACCCCAGGGTAAAAACGAGCGGGTGGTGGATGTGGTGGGATCGCTGTGCGAGAACAACGACAAGTTCGCTGTCCAGCGCCCGCTGCCGGACATCGTTCCCGGGGATCTGCTGCTGATTCAGGATACCGGTGCGCACGGGCATTCCATGGGCTTCAACTACAACGGCAAGCTGCGTCCCAAGGAACTGCTGCTACGTAGCGACGGCACGGTGGAACTGATACGGCGGGAGGAGACGCCGGCGGATTATTTCGCGACCCTGACCTTTGCGCCCAGGGTCTTGCGGCCCGGCGCCGGGTGA
- a CDS encoding Lrp/AsnC family transcriptional regulator translates to MIDEISLQIIRILQKKARIPNVEVARKVGMAPSAVLERIRKLEKLGIIDGYEVRLNPARFGREMVAFVSVGSARPGGDDALGRRLAAIPAVQEVHYLSGEDGFFLKLRVGGTRELGQVLREQIAPLEGIGATRTRIALTTYKETFQIPPEAPA, encoded by the coding sequence ATGATTGACGAAATTAGTCTTCAGATTATCCGGATCTTGCAGAAAAAGGCCCGCATCCCCAACGTGGAGGTCGCACGCAAGGTGGGCATGGCACCCTCGGCCGTGCTGGAGCGCATCCGCAAGTTGGAGAAGCTGGGGATCATCGACGGCTACGAGGTGCGCCTGAACCCGGCGCGCTTCGGCCGCGAAATGGTGGCATTCGTCTCGGTGGGCAGCGCCCGCCCCGGCGGCGACGACGCCCTTGGCCGTCGCCTGGCGGCCATCCCGGCGGTCCAGGAAGTCCATTACCTTTCAGGCGAGGACGGCTTTTTTCTCAAGCTGCGGGTCGGCGGGACCCGCGAGCTGGGGCAGGTCCTGCGGGAGCAGATCGCCCCGCTGGAAGGTATTGGCGCCACCCGCACCCGCATCGCCCTGACCACCTACAAGGAAACCTTTCAGATTCCGCCGGAAGCCCCGGCTTAA
- a CDS encoding TAXI family TRAP transporter solute-binding subunit has translation MDAIRRILLVVFLALPLTGVFTAMAMEPIGMGIITGGTKGTYFQFGLDMQKLLKPQGFDLSVYDSSGSVENIFAVYQRPRTQMGIVQSDVLAFVAKVQTDPVLQRIANRIKMVFPLYNEEIHLLGRSDISEFDDLAGRRVAIGQDGSGTYLTAKLLFEVSEVAPAEMVNIGTDEALAELKAGRIDAMFYVAGFPVKLFREGVTAADELALVPILNKNILEFYPAGEIPAGTYEWQAAAVSTAAVKAVLISYDFRRANCEYVGRVARIIADNLAWLRQNGHPKWQAVDIDYPLKGWEQYDCVRNYLDRSLPQETKPPAEINPVLDAIKRML, from the coding sequence ATGGACGCAATCAGACGCATTTTGTTGGTAGTCTTCCTGGCGCTGCCCCTGACGGGCGTTTTCACGGCCATGGCAATGGAACCCATCGGCATGGGGATCATCACCGGCGGCACCAAGGGCACCTATTTTCAGTTTGGCCTGGATATGCAAAAGCTGCTGAAGCCCCAAGGGTTCGATCTCAGCGTTTACGATTCCTCCGGGTCGGTGGAAAACATCTTCGCCGTTTACCAGCGGCCGCGCACCCAGATGGGGATCGTGCAGTCCGACGTCCTGGCCTTTGTGGCCAAAGTGCAGACGGACCCGGTATTGCAGCGCATCGCCAACCGCATCAAGATGGTCTTTCCCCTCTACAACGAGGAAATTCACCTCCTGGGGCGCAGCGACATCAGCGAGTTTGACGATCTCGCCGGGCGCCGGGTGGCCATCGGACAGGACGGCAGCGGCACCTATCTCACCGCCAAGCTGCTCTTCGAGGTGTCCGAGGTGGCCCCGGCGGAGATGGTCAATATCGGCACCGACGAGGCCCTGGCCGAACTCAAGGCGGGCCGCATCGACGCCATGTTCTACGTGGCGGGCTTTCCGGTGAAACTTTTCCGGGAGGGGGTTACGGCCGCAGACGAGCTGGCCCTGGTGCCCATTTTGAACAAGAACATTCTCGAGTTTTACCCGGCGGGCGAGATACCGGCCGGCACCTATGAATGGCAAGCTGCCGCGGTCAGCACCGCAGCGGTCAAGGCCGTGCTGATTTCCTACGACTTCCGCAGGGCCAACTGTGAATATGTCGGGCGCGTGGCCCGCATCATCGCCGACAACCTGGCCTGGTTGCGCCAAAACGGCCACCCCAAATGGCAGGCGGTGGATATCGACTACCCCCTCAAGGGGTGGGAGCAGTATGATTGCGTCCGGAACTACCTGGACCGCAGCCTCCCCCAGGAAACCAAGCCCCCGGCCGAAATCAACCCGGTTCTGGACGCCATCAAACGCATGCTCTAA
- a CDS encoding AAA family ATPase: MYLAYYNLSAKPFQISTDPAFLWLGPKHREALSTLRYGVMDNRGFLLLTGDVGTGKTTLIHALLKSLSQEVVAASVPDPGLSPLDFFNYISRGFHFGTRFASKGDFLDHFIDFLERSHAAHKKVLLIIDESQRLTSELLEEIRLLSNIEKYENKLLNIFFVGQNEFNQFLMLPEHKAIRQRITINYHITPLTEIETGAYVRHRLKVAGARMEIFDEGGIGEVFRFSSGYPRLINIICDHALLSGFIKSAEVVTAAIVSDCAADLTLPQRDVLQAEIAKTERPEPPLPAAVRESGPAAPAPQRNRWQRSALLVALLAALLLGLFGLYPQGFERLKTLWHSQFQGMTAGTGAPPPTQVAPEPPPPAGAPGTPPLPSPKPPATPAPETPKPPAATAAAPQTATPLKPVAATPPAEPVSATPAAPAETAAGTPPVSPVKPPATPTPKTPKPPAATAAAPQTAAPRKPVAAPPPAETVTAAPAAPAETAAGTPAPDGDPDKPLPTVPMEPQPPPAGLEDQRGAQNFEQKDARKPLPAKAATEELRQEDADADAGSDPGDIIDWVLEKNKRRQ; encoded by the coding sequence ATGTACCTGGCCTACTACAACCTCAGCGCCAAGCCGTTTCAGATCAGCACCGACCCGGCCTTCCTGTGGCTGGGCCCCAAACACCGCGAAGCCCTGTCCACCCTGAGATACGGGGTGATGGACAACCGCGGTTTTCTGCTGCTGACCGGGGATGTCGGCACCGGCAAGACAACCCTGATTCATGCGCTGCTCAAAAGCCTCTCCCAGGAGGTGGTGGCGGCCAGCGTGCCGGACCCCGGGCTGTCACCACTGGACTTTTTCAACTATATCTCGCGGGGGTTTCATTTCGGCACGCGCTTCGCCTCCAAAGGCGATTTTTTGGATCATTTCATCGATTTTCTGGAAAGATCGCATGCGGCCCACAAAAAGGTACTGCTGATCATCGACGAGTCCCAGCGCCTGACCTCCGAACTGCTGGAGGAAATCCGGCTGCTGTCCAATATCGAGAAGTACGAAAACAAGCTGCTCAACATTTTTTTTGTGGGCCAAAACGAATTCAATCAGTTTCTGATGCTGCCGGAACACAAAGCCATCCGTCAGCGGATCACCATCAACTATCACATCACCCCGTTAACCGAAATCGAAACCGGGGCCTACGTCCGCCATCGGCTCAAGGTGGCCGGCGCCCGGATGGAGATCTTCGATGAGGGCGGCATCGGCGAGGTCTTTCGTTTTTCCAGCGGCTACCCCCGGCTGATCAACATCATTTGCGACCATGCGCTGCTTTCCGGGTTTATCAAAAGCGCGGAGGTCGTGACGGCGGCGATTGTGAGCGACTGCGCCGCCGATCTGACCCTGCCGCAACGCGACGTTCTGCAAGCCGAGATCGCCAAGACCGAGCGGCCGGAGCCCCCCCTGCCGGCCGCCGTGCGGGAGTCGGGCCCGGCCGCACCAGCCCCGCAGCGAAACCGCTGGCAGCGTTCCGCCCTGCTGGTGGCGCTTCTCGCAGCGCTGCTGCTGGGCCTTTTCGGGCTTTACCCCCAGGGCTTCGAACGCCTGAAGACATTGTGGCACAGCCAGTTTCAGGGGATGACGGCCGGCACCGGGGCCCCCCCGCCGACCCAAGTCGCCCCGGAACCGCCCCCCCCGGCTGGGGCGCCCGGCACCCCGCCGCTTCCCTCCCCGAAACCGCCGGCGACACCCGCCCCGGAAACCCCAAAGCCTCCGGCCGCAACAGCCGCCGCGCCACAAACCGCAACTCCTTTGAAGCCGGTTGCAGCAACGCCACCCGCCGAGCCCGTTTCAGCGACACCCGCAGCGCCCGCCGAAACCGCCGCCGGCACCCCGCCGGTTTCCCCCGTGAAACCTCCGGCGACGCCCACTCCGAAGACCCCAAAGCCGCCGGCCGCAACAGCCGCCGCTCCCCAAACCGCAGCCCCCCGGAAGCCGGTTGCAGCACCCCCACCCGCCGAGACCGTTACAGCGGCACCCGCAGCGCCCGCCGAAACCGCCGCCGGCACCCCGGCACCCGACGGAGACCCGGATAAACCGCTGCCGACTGTCCCGATGGAACCGCAGCCTCCGCCCGCTGGGCTCGAAGACCAGCGAGGCGCGCAAAATTTCGAACAAAAAGACGCACGAAAGCCGCTTCCGGCCAAGGCTGCAACCGAGGAGCTGCGGCAAGAAGACGCCGACGCCGACGCCGGTTCGGATCCGGGGGACATCATTGATTGGGTGCTGGAAAAAAACAAACGGCGGCAATAG
- a CDS encoding DUF1566 domain-containing protein, which translates to MERENFYLLLELAVDPPETDLHRIETAIKKMQARWSQFRNHPTKAILAKKYIGLIPEIRRVMSDPELRDKEARAALELTRQRDAKKFAAIDRHLEIRMSKGYITKEEVFKLAELHGIQETEIRNRIRLKQKEKIAQLDKHLSIRASKGYVTAEEVAKLAKMLAVSEEAVRKRLKVPVRKGGVNEKGRAKPLDKAIEKVINANLKVVGKKSLYAFLDASNGARLEELQVKARTVEAHYRQVARKDAVTTAGEVLAGQCLQIFKSEESRQSYDYSRARSKLTALNADIDVAGLDGEIKPEYFEVLVKAAVDYGMDGDEARAYIEDYCRQKNWAILGPKKAATNLKRRLAMSFMVLALLVVLGAASAWMLGVSRAKADFGQLMAQVDGQPDLGKKEMLLQDYLAAHEGAKYTAEIREKLLSVRQALEEVACRQALAEADAQAEAARPAEALAHYQALGQQYAATPCAKIVAERTRAAAEALDDADFRAVEAAAPAEVEERIAACRTYLDAHPRGRHRDEVRRRLDDMSAEYFLALEKQLGVLRAQGHWAAAISLCQRFIDLYPENPRTAVVEELQETARRNQRGEEILARLSAKAAAAGDDLAGARAVYVDYLKAYPNSSLRPVIDEKIARLEQQALERKRQVIAGALRSQLAATGGRFQEKQPGTVLDTQTGLTWCLLDSRADTGQCLDYTAAARYVENLAVGGFSDWRLPTVEELAGIHEKAPRFPTPGGAVWYWTSKNYTRYSDGWSRVVDVVSARSETDWQVDQMADWQCGAVRAVRR; encoded by the coding sequence AAATTCGACGGGTCATGTCAGACCCCGAACTCCGCGATAAAGAAGCCCGAGCGGCCCTCGAACTGACGCGCCAGCGCGACGCCAAAAAATTTGCCGCCATCGACCGCCATCTCGAGATCCGGATGAGCAAGGGCTACATCACGAAAGAGGAGGTTTTCAAGCTGGCCGAGTTGCACGGGATCCAAGAGACCGAGATTCGCAACCGCATCCGGCTGAAGCAGAAGGAAAAGATCGCCCAGCTCGACAAACATCTCAGCATTCGGGCCAGCAAAGGCTACGTCACCGCCGAAGAGGTCGCCAAGCTGGCCAAGATGCTGGCGGTCAGCGAGGAGGCGGTCCGCAAACGGCTCAAGGTGCCGGTTCGCAAAGGCGGCGTCAACGAAAAGGGGCGGGCCAAACCGCTGGACAAGGCCATCGAAAAGGTCATCAACGCCAACCTCAAGGTCGTTGGCAAGAAATCCCTCTACGCGTTTCTCGACGCTTCCAACGGGGCGCGGCTGGAGGAGTTGCAGGTCAAGGCGCGGACCGTTGAGGCCCATTACCGTCAGGTCGCCCGCAAGGATGCCGTTACAACCGCCGGCGAGGTTCTCGCCGGGCAGTGTCTGCAGATTTTCAAAAGCGAGGAAAGCCGCCAGTCTTACGACTATTCCCGGGCGCGCTCGAAGCTGACGGCCCTGAACGCCGACATCGACGTCGCCGGTCTGGACGGTGAAATCAAGCCGGAGTATTTCGAGGTGCTGGTCAAGGCCGCCGTGGATTACGGCATGGACGGCGATGAGGCCCGCGCCTATATCGAGGACTACTGCCGGCAGAAAAACTGGGCGATCCTGGGGCCCAAAAAAGCCGCCACCAACTTGAAGCGCAGGTTGGCCATGTCCTTCATGGTGCTGGCGCTGCTGGTGGTGCTGGGCGCTGCTTCGGCCTGGATGCTGGGGGTCAGCCGCGCCAAGGCCGATTTCGGCCAGCTGATGGCGCAGGTCGATGGGCAGCCGGATCTCGGCAAGAAAGAAATGCTTCTCCAGGATTATCTGGCCGCCCATGAAGGGGCCAAATACACCGCCGAGATCCGGGAAAAACTGCTGTCCGTAAGACAGGCCCTGGAGGAGGTGGCGTGCCGTCAAGCCCTTGCCGAGGCCGACGCCCAGGCGGAAGCGGCGCGGCCCGCGGAGGCTCTCGCGCACTACCAGGCCCTCGGTCAGCAGTATGCCGCGACTCCGTGCGCCAAAATTGTCGCGGAGCGCACCCGCGCGGCCGCAGAGGCCCTCGATGATGCGGATTTCAGAGCCGTCGAGGCCGCGGCCCCGGCGGAGGTCGAAGAGCGTATTGCCGCCTGTCGGACATACTTAGACGCCCACCCCCGGGGCCGTCACCGCGATGAGGTTCGCAGGCGTTTGGACGATATGAGCGCGGAGTATTTTCTGGCCCTGGAAAAACAGCTTGGCGTACTTCGTGCCCAAGGCCACTGGGCCGCGGCGATCTCCCTCTGCCAGCGCTTCATCGATCTATACCCCGAAAACCCCCGCACCGCCGTCGTTGAAGAGCTGCAGGAAACCGCTCGGCGCAACCAGCGAGGCGAAGAGATCCTGGCCCGTCTGAGCGCCAAGGCGGCGGCCGCCGGTGATGACCTGGCCGGCGCCCGGGCCGTCTATGTCGATTATCTCAAAGCCTATCCCAACAGCAGTCTGCGGCCGGTGATCGATGAAAAAATCGCCCGGCTGGAGCAACAGGCACTGGAGCGCAAGCGGCAGGTGATTGCCGGCGCCCTTCGCAGCCAGCTGGCGGCAACCGGCGGCCGGTTCCAGGAAAAACAGCCCGGGACCGTGCTGGACACCCAAACCGGTCTCACCTGGTGTCTGCTGGACTCGCGTGCCGACACCGGCCAATGCCTGGATTACACGGCCGCCGCGAGATATGTGGAGAATCTCGCCGTCGGCGGTTTTTCGGACTGGCGCCTGCCCACCGTCGAAGAATTGGCCGGGATTCACGAAAAAGCGCCGCGCTTTCCGACCCCCGGTGGCGCGGTCTGGTACTGGACCTCCAAAAACTATACCCGCTATTCGGACGGTTGGAGTCGGGTGGTGGATGTGGTCTCGGCCCGCAGCGAAACCGATTGGCAGGTGGACCAGATGGCCGACTGGCAGTGCGGGGCGGTGAGAGCCGTTCGCCGCTGA